In a genomic window of Pseudomonas putida:
- a CDS encoding bifunctional helix-turn-helix transcriptional regulator/GNAT family N-acetyltransferase yields the protein MTTPSNDHVETVRQFNRFYTQQIGVLQEHLNQAEFSLTESRILFELGARAALTSADLCQLLGLNAGYLSRIINGFEKKQLIEKTRSASDARASELKLTDAGRGVLEDLEQASRQAVGALLQRLPAPQQEQLVQAMTQVRQLLGDRSTSYLLRDPQAGDMGIVVQQQAALYTREYGWNSEFEALVSEIVAKFLREFDRTCERCWIAEKDGKVVGSIFVVRHDDKTAKLRMLYVDASARGLGIGKRLIEECLSFARHAGYEKMMLWTTSILTDARRLYQKAGFELIEEEPMHSFGKDLVSETWMRDL from the coding sequence ATGACCACCCCCTCCAATGACCACGTCGAGACGGTTCGCCAGTTCAACCGCTTCTACACACAGCAGATCGGTGTGTTGCAGGAACACCTCAACCAGGCCGAATTCTCCTTGACCGAAAGCCGGATTCTCTTCGAGCTGGGCGCCCGCGCGGCCCTGACCAGTGCCGATCTCTGCCAGTTGCTCGGGCTGAATGCCGGCTATCTCAGCCGGATCATCAACGGTTTCGAGAAGAAGCAACTGATCGAGAAAACCCGCTCGGCAAGCGATGCACGAGCCTCCGAGTTGAAGCTCACCGATGCCGGTCGAGGGGTATTGGAGGATCTGGAGCAAGCGTCCCGACAGGCCGTCGGCGCCCTGCTGCAACGACTGCCGGCGCCGCAGCAGGAGCAGTTGGTCCAGGCCATGACTCAGGTCCGGCAACTGCTCGGCGACCGAAGTACCTCCTACCTGTTACGCGACCCGCAAGCCGGCGACATGGGCATCGTCGTCCAACAGCAGGCAGCGCTCTATACCCGCGAATATGGCTGGAACTCGGAATTCGAAGCGCTGGTGTCGGAGATCGTCGCGAAGTTTCTCAGGGAGTTCGATCGGACTTGCGAGCGCTGCTGGATCGCGGAAAAGGATGGCAAGGTCGTCGGCTCGATCTTTGTGGTCAGGCACGACGACAAGACCGCCAAACTGAGGATGCTGTACGTCGACGCGTCCGCCAGAGGCCTGGGCATCGGCAAGCGGTTGATCGAGGAATGCCTGTCCTTCGCGCGGCATGCCGGTTACGAAAAGATGATGCTCTGGACCACCAGCATCCTGACTGACGCTCGCCGGCTGTATCAGAAGGCCGGGTTTGAGCTGATCGAAGAAGAGCCGATGCACAGCTTTGGCAAGGATCTGGTGAGTGAAACCTGGATGCGGGATTTGTGA
- a CDS encoding TonB-dependent siderophore receptor produces the protein MRRTAVSICVLQAFSASSWAEQAITDKTSLELQATDIVGTSDFETALGPVDGYRATRSASATRTDTSIHETPQSISVVTRDVVEDISATRLQDALDYAGGVGRANNFGGQGLTTFTVRGFTTGEFYRNGFPINRGYPNMPDANTIERLEVLRGPATMLYGRGDPGGTFNVVTKQPLAQPTVTLGSQLDDQGMQRGTLDATGPLDEEGRLAYRLNVVGEGGDTFRDHVETERYGVTPVLSWQATDDTKIVFEGDFMRNNHPLDRGLTRYPNQIGTASRDTFFGEKDVGKLHNDNNMAQLRFEHFLSDNWTLGGGFQWLDGTLQGNAVEANGVAADGRTLGRNFNYRKLEWTDKDTQLNLTGHISAGGFDHTLLTGVEYEDYDYKSIIQRSSGAVSAYPIDIFDPVYGQPRPALTRTPTNDKENLKTYAAFIQDQVALTERLKLLAGARFERFEHEYETFVPGGRNWQASDNAVTPRVGLTYDLTDTVALYADTARSFKPNTGASREGGGFEPEKGKSWEAGIKWEALDSQLSVDAAIYQIEKRNVLTTDPVDSTFSVAAGEVRSRGFDLNVAGNLTPQWRVIGGYAYVDAEVTKDNVIKSGTRLMNIPQNSFSLLNVYEFQDGALKGLGLGTGLKYVDERAGQTANTAFSMDSYTVVDLLGYYKLNDKVRLNLDVKNLTDEDYEEGAFGNVYAYPGAPRTVQVGISYTL, from the coding sequence ATGCGTCGTACTGCGGTGTCGATCTGTGTGCTTCAGGCGTTTTCTGCTTCCTCCTGGGCGGAGCAAGCCATAACCGACAAGACCAGCCTGGAGTTACAGGCAACGGACATCGTCGGTACGTCTGACTTTGAAACCGCCCTGGGCCCTGTGGACGGCTACCGTGCGACCCGTTCGGCCAGTGCAACGCGCACCGACACGTCGATTCATGAAACACCGCAGTCCATCAGCGTGGTGACCCGGGACGTGGTGGAGGACATCAGCGCCACCCGCCTGCAGGACGCACTCGATTACGCGGGAGGCGTGGGCCGGGCCAACAACTTCGGCGGCCAGGGGCTGACCACCTTTACCGTACGCGGCTTCACCACCGGTGAGTTCTATCGCAACGGCTTCCCGATCAACCGCGGCTATCCGAACATGCCGGATGCCAACACCATCGAACGCCTCGAAGTGTTGCGCGGACCCGCGACCATGCTCTATGGCCGTGGCGATCCGGGTGGCACCTTCAACGTCGTCACCAAACAACCACTGGCCCAGCCCACGGTGACACTGGGCAGCCAGCTCGATGATCAGGGGATGCAGCGCGGCACCCTGGATGCCACCGGCCCTCTGGACGAAGAAGGCCGCCTGGCCTATCGCCTGAATGTGGTGGGTGAGGGCGGCGACACCTTTCGCGATCACGTCGAGACCGAGCGCTACGGGGTCACGCCGGTGCTGAGCTGGCAGGCGACCGATGACACCAAAATCGTCTTCGAGGGTGATTTCATGCGCAACAATCACCCGCTGGATCGCGGGCTGACGCGCTACCCCAATCAAATCGGCACCGCCTCCCGCGACACCTTTTTCGGCGAAAAAGACGTCGGCAAATTGCACAATGACAACAACATGGCGCAGCTGCGTTTCGAGCACTTTTTGAGTGACAACTGGACGCTGGGCGGTGGCTTCCAGTGGCTTGACGGCACCCTGCAGGGCAATGCGGTGGAGGCCAACGGCGTCGCGGCGGACGGCCGGACCCTGGGGCGCAATTTCAACTACCGCAAACTGGAATGGACGGACAAGGACACGCAGCTCAACCTCACCGGGCATATCAGCGCCGGTGGCTTTGACCACACGCTGCTGACCGGCGTCGAGTACGAAGACTACGACTACAAGTCGATCATCCAGCGCTCCAGTGGGGCGGTGAGTGCCTACCCGATCGACATCTTCGACCCGGTGTATGGCCAGCCGCGTCCGGCGCTTACCCGAACTCCAACCAATGACAAGGAAAACCTCAAGACCTACGCCGCTTTCATCCAGGACCAGGTGGCGTTGACCGAGCGTTTGAAACTGTTGGCCGGGGCCCGTTTCGAGCGCTTCGAACATGAATACGAAACTTTTGTACCGGGCGGCCGCAACTGGCAGGCCAGCGACAACGCGGTGACCCCGCGTGTCGGTCTCACCTATGACCTCACTGACACCGTGGCGCTCTATGCCGATACGGCTCGCTCGTTCAAGCCCAATACCGGCGCCAGCCGCGAGGGTGGCGGATTCGAGCCGGAGAAGGGCAAGTCCTGGGAGGCCGGAATCAAGTGGGAAGCGCTGGACAGTCAGCTCAGTGTCGACGCGGCCATCTACCAGATCGAAAAACGCAACGTGCTCACCACCGACCCGGTGGACTCGACCTTCAGTGTGGCGGCAGGTGAAGTGCGCAGCCGTGGGTTCGACCTCAATGTCGCCGGCAACCTGACCCCGCAGTGGCGAGTGATCGGTGGATATGCCTATGTCGATGCCGAAGTGACCAAGGACAACGTCATCAAGTCCGGCACCCGATTGATGAACATCCCGCAGAACAGCTTCAGCCTGCTCAATGTCTACGAGTTCCAGGACGGGGCACTCAAGGGCCTGGGCCTGGGGACCGGCCTCAAATACGTTGATGAGCGTGCCGGGCAGACCGCCAACACGGCGTTTTCCATGGACAGCTACACCGTTGTCGATCTGCTGGGTTACTACAAGCTCAACGACAAGGTCCGGCTGAATCTGGATGTGAAGAACCTGACTGACGAAGACTATGAGGAAGGGGCTTTTGGCAATGTGTACGCCTACCCGGGGGCGCCGAGAACGGTGCAGGTCGGTATTTCCTACACACTCTGA
- a CDS encoding patatin-like phospholipase family protein: MKPFPLKPGAATLDLFLQAWLPRRDAVPPGLTEKAVIPGIPDARYRLDHDLTPFIQDAVLSNKREGQALAAAGKPNDTLPLASMLAISGGGDAGAFAAGLIAGWTTHGTRPMFKVVTGISAGALVAPFAYLGPGYDGVIRHVTNGIGPKDIFHSRNVLTRLASDGIADSKPLSRLIAKYVTTEILAAVASEYANGRILLIGTTDLDSGRPVTWNMGAIAASQAPGALELFRNIMLASMSIPGAVSPVMIDVEVDGQQFQEMHVDGGVITQVFLYPPSTVMSLSKAAGAPLRLEREFYVIRNGTLEPQWSGTKRRTLSIGGRAISALIQTQGISDLERIYRMAQQDGADFNLAYIGADFDVAHLRKFDGEYMRRLFDYAFQLSAKGYPWHKSASLEKTRLRIPL; the protein is encoded by the coding sequence TTGAAACCATTCCCGCTCAAGCCTGGCGCTGCGACTCTGGACCTGTTTCTGCAAGCATGGCTGCCACGCCGTGACGCTGTCCCGCCAGGCTTGACGGAAAAGGCGGTCATTCCCGGTATTCCTGATGCGCGCTACCGACTGGACCACGACCTGACGCCGTTCATTCAGGATGCGGTGCTATCCAACAAGCGTGAGGGCCAAGCGCTTGCGGCGGCCGGCAAGCCCAACGACACGCTGCCGCTGGCCAGCATGCTGGCGATTTCCGGCGGCGGTGATGCTGGCGCCTTCGCGGCGGGACTCATTGCCGGTTGGACCACCCATGGCACGCGCCCCATGTTCAAGGTTGTCACCGGCATCAGCGCCGGTGCCCTGGTGGCGCCGTTCGCTTATCTGGGGCCCGGGTACGACGGCGTGATTCGCCATGTCACCAACGGCATCGGCCCCAAAGACATTTTCCATTCACGCAACGTGCTGACCCGTCTGGCCAGCGACGGCATCGCCGACAGCAAGCCACTGTCGCGGCTCATCGCCAAATACGTCACCACGGAGATTCTGGCGGCGGTCGCCTCGGAGTACGCCAACGGGCGGATTCTGCTGATCGGCACGACAGACCTCGATTCAGGACGCCCCGTCACCTGGAACATGGGCGCCATTGCCGCGAGCCAGGCGCCCGGAGCACTTGAACTGTTTCGCAACATCATGCTCGCCTCGATGAGCATTCCCGGCGCCGTCTCACCGGTGATGATCGATGTGGAGGTCGACGGCCAGCAGTTTCAGGAAATGCACGTGGACGGCGGGGTCATCACGCAGGTGTTTCTTTACCCGCCCAGCACCGTGATGTCGCTGAGCAAGGCCGCCGGAGCACCCTTGAGGCTCGAACGCGAGTTCTATGTGATTCGCAACGGCACCCTGGAACCGCAGTGGTCCGGCACCAAGCGCCGTACCCTGAGTATTGGCGGGCGGGCCATCAGTGCCTTGATCCAGACCCAGGGGATCAGCGATCTGGAGCGTATCTACCGGATGGCGCAGCAGGATGGCGCGGATTTCAACCTGGCGTACATCGGCGCCGACTTCGATGTTGCGCACCTGCGCAAATTCGATGGCGAGTACATGAGGCGGTTGTTCGACTACGCCTTTCAACTCAGCGCGAAGGGCTATCCGTGGCACAAGTCGGCGTCCCTGGAGAAAACCCGGCTGCGAATTCCCCTCTGA
- a CDS encoding alkene reductase: MSDNSRSDLFSPLSIGAIKVANRVAMAPLTRSRATMEGVHSELAVEYYRQRASAGLIISEATNISRQGRGYAFTPSIYTPEHVAAWRRVTDAVHEAGGKIVCQLWHVGRMSHVSLQENGAAPVAPSAIQAGEVVFLESQTLDAPSMPRALQTEEIPLILEDYKHAARCAKDAGFDGVEVHSANCYLLEQFIRDSTNRRTDQYGGSVENRIRFPLEVVQAVAQIWGADRVGVRLSPITRAVGDTPLDSNPQATYGYFAQQLGRLGLAYLHCVEGQTQGENEASGFDFKALHATYGGRYIANNSYDRQMALEAVASGHADMVAFGRPFISNPDLVERLRLDRPLAEPDRNTFYGGGAAGYTDYPSSS; encoded by the coding sequence ATGTCCGATAATTCACGATCCGATCTTTTCTCACCGCTGTCGATTGGCGCCATTAAGGTCGCCAACCGCGTTGCCATGGCACCGCTGACGCGCTCCCGGGCGACGATGGAAGGCGTGCATTCCGAGCTTGCCGTCGAGTACTACCGGCAGCGGGCGAGCGCGGGCCTGATCATCTCGGAGGCCACCAACATCTCCCGGCAGGGCCGTGGTTATGCCTTTACACCGAGCATCTACACCCCGGAGCACGTGGCTGCCTGGCGGCGCGTCACCGATGCGGTGCATGAGGCGGGCGGCAAGATTGTCTGTCAGCTCTGGCACGTGGGCCGCATGTCTCATGTCAGCCTGCAGGAAAACGGCGCCGCGCCCGTGGCGCCTTCGGCGATTCAGGCCGGGGAGGTGGTGTTCCTCGAGTCGCAGACCCTGGACGCACCGTCGATGCCCCGCGCTCTGCAAACCGAGGAGATCCCGCTGATCCTGGAGGATTACAAACACGCCGCGCGCTGCGCCAAGGATGCCGGTTTCGATGGCGTCGAAGTGCACTCGGCCAACTGCTACCTGCTGGAGCAATTCATTCGCGACAGCACCAACCGGCGCACCGATCAGTACGGTGGTTCGGTGGAAAATCGCATCCGGTTTCCCCTGGAAGTGGTGCAGGCCGTCGCGCAGATCTGGGGCGCGGACCGCGTCGGTGTGAGGCTGTCACCGATCACTCGCGCGGTTGGCGATACGCCGCTGGACAGCAATCCGCAAGCGACTTATGGCTATTTCGCCCAGCAACTCGGGCGACTGGGGCTGGCCTATCTTCACTGTGTCGAAGGCCAGACCCAGGGCGAAAACGAGGCCAGCGGGTTTGACTTCAAGGCGCTGCATGCCACCTACGGTGGTCGCTATATCGCCAACAACAGTTACGACCGCCAGATGGCGCTTGAAGCGGTCGCCTCGGGCCACGCCGACATGGTGGCTTTCGGGCGTCCCTTCATCAGCAATCCGGATCTGGTTGAACGGCTGCGGCTCGATCGGCCGCTGGCGGAGCCGGATCGCAATACGTTCTATGGGGGAGGGGCGGCGGGGTATACCGATTATCCGTCGTCTTCCTGA
- a CDS encoding arsenate reductase ArsC — translation MADKMRVLFVCAKNDVRSLLAEALLRHTDSSNFEAFSAGLEPGEVDPRTLDSLEHIGIETSGLHSKSIDEFEGEEFHYVITLCDKSSGEASRMPTSGEVIVWSFEDPTTSEKHEPFRHALQEIHDRIKMFVTVKTRQLTGE, via the coding sequence ATGGCTGACAAAATGCGGGTCCTGTTTGTCTGCGCCAAAAACGATGTCCGTTCTTTACTGGCCGAAGCACTGCTGCGCCACACCGACTCATCAAACTTCGAAGCATTCAGTGCGGGCCTCGAACCTGGCGAGGTCGATCCTCGAACCCTGGACTCCCTCGAACACATCGGTATCGAGACCAGCGGCTTGCACAGCAAGTCGATCGATGAATTCGAGGGCGAGGAATTTCACTACGTCATCACGCTGTGCGACAAGTCCTCCGGGGAGGCCTCGCGCATGCCGACTTCAGGGGAAGTGATCGTGTGGAGTTTTGAAGACCCGACGACCAGTGAGAAACACGAGCCTTTCCGCCATGCACTCCAGGAGATTCACGACCGCATCAAGATGTTCGTCACCGTGAAGACGAGGCAATTGACCGGTGAATGA
- a CDS encoding CHAD domain-containing protein — translation MMSFVDDFVAHIISLEVSLYHSRARLQAGTDSEALHELRIAVRKIRSYLRPLRNMPEVTALNQSASEVGRVTTPARDLEVIIGELRKMGYPRQATTRSATLTKQYRQIAASPLLDKLFVELDRWPEMFRADERAGELVDVKRQIEKALKKRITQLIAGLRDKDFDRHELRIIVKNARYLSDAFPELSPLKAMTRAQLKSVQASLGSWHDHHQWCLRAESEPDLQGIAPYWEVASQQALADAELKLASLLNHLEKDLAKSKS, via the coding sequence ATGATGTCTTTTGTCGACGATTTTGTGGCTCACATCATTTCCCTGGAAGTTTCCCTGTATCACTCACGCGCACGATTACAAGCCGGCACCGACAGTGAGGCCCTGCATGAACTGAGGATCGCGGTACGCAAAATACGCAGTTATTTACGTCCGCTGCGCAACATGCCCGAGGTCACCGCGTTGAATCAGTCTGCCAGCGAAGTCGGCAGGGTGACGACCCCAGCGAGGGATCTGGAGGTCATCATTGGTGAGCTGCGCAAAATGGGCTATCCGCGCCAGGCGACAACTCGAAGTGCAACCCTGACCAAACAGTATCGACAGATCGCCGCCAGCCCTTTGCTCGATAAGCTGTTTGTCGAACTGGATCGCTGGCCGGAAATGTTCCGGGCAGACGAGAGGGCCGGCGAGCTGGTTGATGTAAAACGACAGATCGAAAAAGCCCTGAAGAAAAGAATCACGCAATTGATCGCCGGACTTCGGGACAAGGATTTTGACCGCCACGAACTGCGGATCATCGTGAAAAACGCGAGATACCTTTCCGATGCCTTCCCCGAGCTATCACCGCTCAAGGCAATGACCAGAGCTCAACTGAAGTCAGTACAGGCGTCCCTTGGCTCTTGGCACGATCATCACCAATGGTGCCTGCGGGCCGAGTCCGAACCTGATCTGCAGGGCATCGCACCCTACTGGGAAGTCGCATCGCAACAGGCGCTGGCGGATGCGGAACTCAAGTTGGCGTCGCTGCTCAATCATCTGGAGAAAGATCTGGCGAAGTCCAAAAGCTGA
- a CDS encoding hydrolase, producing MATAKAAPGKGLLDPSNHALILIDFQSQMSFATKSIDAVTLRNNAALISKAAREFGVPAILTTVAEKSFSGPMFEEITSTFPGQELIDRTSMNTWEDERIAVEVNRIGRNRIVLAGLWTSVCIVGPAISALEQGFEVYIICDACGDVSDEAHERAITRMVQAGARPMTSLQYLLELQRDWARSDTYNETVKTSIAHGGAYGLGLIYAKTMFNASEGH from the coding sequence ATGGCAACGGCAAAAGCAGCACCGGGCAAAGGCTTGTTGGATCCTTCCAACCACGCTCTGATCCTGATCGACTTCCAGTCGCAGATGTCCTTTGCAACGAAATCCATCGACGCCGTCACCCTTCGCAATAACGCTGCCCTGATCTCGAAAGCCGCCAGGGAATTTGGCGTGCCGGCGATTCTGACCACGGTCGCTGAAAAGAGCTTTTCAGGGCCGATGTTCGAGGAAATCACCTCGACTTTCCCCGGCCAGGAACTGATCGATCGCACCAGCATGAACACCTGGGAAGATGAGCGGATCGCTGTCGAGGTGAACCGGATCGGTCGAAACAGGATTGTGCTGGCGGGCCTGTGGACGTCGGTGTGCATCGTGGGGCCTGCGATTTCGGCGCTGGAGCAAGGGTTCGAGGTCTACATCATTTGTGATGCCTGTGGCGACGTTTCCGATGAGGCCCATGAACGCGCCATCACGCGTATGGTCCAGGCAGGCGCGCGCCCAATGACGTCACTGCAATACCTGCTGGAATTGCAGCGTGACTGGGCTCGCAGCGACACCTACAACGAGACGGTAAAGACCTCCATTGCCCACGGTGGCGCCTATGGCCTGGGTCTGATTTACGCCAAGACTATGTTCAACGCCTCCGAAGGTCACTGA
- a CDS encoding DoxX family protein, which produces MSTTQIETTTTTVDVALCWLRITGCLLLLSVHGIPKLLHFDHELGVIEDPFGMGSLLTLSLAVFAEVLCPLFIILGILTRLATLPVLFLLAVSVIWVHPEWSLAEGQFAWLLLIVFSTIFIAGSGRLALGTSLSHRWPILREL; this is translated from the coding sequence ATGTCTACGACGCAAATCGAGACGACAACGACCACTGTCGATGTCGCATTGTGCTGGTTGCGTATCACTGGGTGCCTGCTGTTGTTGTCGGTGCACGGGATACCCAAGCTGCTCCATTTCGATCACGAGCTGGGGGTGATCGAAGATCCCTTTGGCATGGGGAGCCTGTTGACGCTGTCGCTGGCGGTGTTCGCCGAAGTGCTGTGCCCGCTGTTCATCATCCTGGGCATCCTGACGCGCCTGGCGACCTTGCCCGTGCTGTTTCTGCTGGCGGTATCGGTGATCTGGGTGCACCCGGAATGGAGTTTGGCCGAAGGGCAATTCGCCTGGCTGCTGCTGATCGTCTTTTCGACGATTTTTATCGCAGGCTCCGGGCGGTTGGCCCTCGGTACGAGCCTGTCCCATCGCTGGCCGATCCTGCGTGAACTTTAG
- a CDS encoding MFS transporter, with protein sequence MSTISKDQAPPASAWQPLRHGLFRSLWLASIASGIGTWMHEVGAGWLMTSLSASPFMVAMVQVAGAAPMFLLALPAGALADIIDKRNYLLVVQAAMAVVALVLALVTFSGMMSATLLLLLTLAMGVGTALTMPAWSALTPELVPASDLPAAISLSSVGVNVARALGPAIAGIIISLVGAWATFAVNALSFLGVITVLVFWRRTPQQTVLPAERLFGAIRVGWRYARSSSDLQRVLVRTLAFFLGASAGMSLLPLIVRSELKGSAEQFGILLGCVGVGAVAGAMFLPAIRRHIAVNALVALASLIYAAVLLGLAWIPDFRWLIPVMLISGAAWIAVLSSLQVSAQTSVPAWVRARALAVYILVFFGTMAIGGMVWGLVASWMSISLSLSIAAAVMVLGVGLGTWVKLPVLGAQDLAPSLHWPQPLLGLDVEGDRGPVMVTVEYEIDVANAQAFKKAMQEVRKMRNRNGSFSWQLMQDTENPRLWVELFFDESWHDHLRHHGRVTRAELKIESNARRFQVSGTPVRIRHLLKG encoded by the coding sequence ATGAGTACGATCAGCAAGGATCAGGCACCGCCGGCTTCGGCCTGGCAACCGTTGCGCCATGGGCTTTTTCGCAGCCTGTGGCTTGCCAGCATTGCATCGGGCATCGGGACATGGATGCATGAGGTCGGTGCCGGCTGGCTGATGACTTCCTTGTCAGCCAGTCCCTTCATGGTTGCGATGGTGCAGGTAGCCGGCGCCGCCCCGATGTTCTTGCTGGCACTGCCCGCGGGCGCGCTGGCCGATATCATCGACAAAAGAAACTATCTGCTGGTGGTGCAGGCGGCAATGGCGGTGGTTGCGCTGGTGCTGGCGCTGGTCACCTTCTCGGGAATGATGAGCGCGACGCTGTTACTGCTGCTCACGCTGGCGATGGGGGTTGGAACGGCGTTGACCATGCCGGCCTGGTCGGCGTTGACGCCGGAACTGGTACCGGCCAGCGATCTGCCCGCGGCGATATCGCTCAGCAGTGTCGGGGTGAACGTTGCCCGCGCACTCGGCCCGGCCATCGCCGGCATCATCATCAGCCTGGTGGGGGCATGGGCGACATTTGCCGTCAATGCCCTGTCGTTCCTCGGCGTCATTACGGTCCTGGTCTTCTGGCGTCGCACGCCACAGCAAACCGTGCTGCCGGCGGAGCGTTTGTTTGGCGCTATCCGGGTGGGTTGGCGTTATGCCCGAAGTTCGAGCGATTTGCAGAGGGTGCTGGTTCGCACCCTGGCGTTCTTCCTGGGCGCCAGTGCCGGCATGTCCTTGCTGCCGCTGATCGTGCGCAGCGAGCTGAAGGGGAGTGCCGAGCAATTCGGCATCCTGCTTGGATGCGTCGGGGTCGGGGCGGTCGCCGGAGCCATGTTCTTGCCTGCGATTCGGCGCCACATCGCCGTGAATGCGCTGGTGGCATTGGCCAGCCTGATTTACGCGGCGGTGTTGCTGGGCCTGGCGTGGATCCCGGACTTCCGCTGGCTGATCCCGGTGATGTTGATCAGCGGTGCGGCCTGGATTGCGGTGTTGTCCAGTCTTCAAGTGTCTGCGCAAACGTCGGTGCCTGCCTGGGTCAGGGCCCGGGCGCTGGCGGTCTACATTCTGGTGTTTTTCGGCACCATGGCCATCGGAGGGATGGTCTGGGGGCTGGTCGCCAGCTGGATGTCCATCTCCCTGTCGCTGAGTATCGCCGCCGCCGTGATGGTGCTGGGCGTGGGGCTGGGCACCTGGGTAAAACTGCCGGTGCTCGGCGCGCAAGACCTGGCGCCTTCACTGCATTGGCCTCAACCGCTGCTGGGACTCGATGTCGAGGGGGATCGCGGCCCGGTCATGGTGACGGTGGAGTATGAGATTGACGTGGCCAATGCTCAGGCCTTCAAGAAGGCGATGCAGGAGGTACGCAAGATGCGGAACCGCAACGGTTCCTTTTCCTGGCAATTGATGCAGGACACCGAAAATCCGCGCCTGTGGGTCGAGCTGTTTTTCGATGAGTCCTGGCACGACCATCTTCGCCATCACGGCAGGGTCACTCGTGCAGAACTGAAAATCGAATCAAATGCTCGGCGCTTTCAGGTGTCGGGGACGCCCGTGCGTATCAGGCACCTGCTCAAGGGGTGA
- a CDS encoding SDR family oxidoreductase, which translates to MKIVVIGGSGLIGSKLVDTLRARGHDALAASPRTGVNSVTREGLAQAMDGADVVVDVANAPSWEDQAVLDFFQTSTRNLLAAEAAAGVRHHVALSIVGSERLPDTGYFRAKVAQEDLIKASDVPYTLLRATQFFEFVGGIVQSFAVGEQICASPALIQPIASDDVVAALADVVLAAPVNGTVEVAGPEALPIDDLARRFLRATGDARQVVPDVNARYFGAVLDDQSLTAGKNARLGAIRFEDWLARSATR; encoded by the coding sequence ATGAAAATCGTCGTCATCGGAGGCTCCGGCCTCATCGGATCGAAACTGGTGGACACCCTCCGGGCGCGTGGCCATGACGCGCTGGCCGCCAGCCCCCGCACCGGCGTGAACAGCGTCACCCGTGAAGGCCTTGCCCAAGCGATGGACGGTGCCGATGTGGTTGTCGACGTGGCCAACGCGCCGTCGTGGGAAGACCAGGCCGTGCTCGATTTCTTCCAGACCTCGACCCGCAATCTGCTGGCCGCCGAAGCGGCTGCCGGGGTTCGCCATCACGTTGCCCTGTCGATTGTCGGCAGTGAACGGCTGCCCGACACCGGCTACTTCCGGGCCAAGGTGGCGCAGGAAGACCTGATCAAGGCCTCCGACGTGCCTTACACGCTGTTGCGTGCCACGCAGTTCTTCGAGTTTGTCGGCGGTATCGTCCAGTCGTTCGCCGTCGGCGAGCAGATTTGCGCCTCGCCAGCGCTGATCCAGCCGATCGCCTCCGACGATGTGGTGGCGGCGCTGGCCGATGTGGTGCTGGCAGCACCGGTCAACGGCACGGTCGAGGTCGCGGGGCCCGAAGCCTTGCCGATCGACGATCTGGCCAGGCGCTTTTTGCGGGCCACCGGGGACGCCCGCCAGGTTGTGCCGGACGTGAACGCACGCTATTTCGGCGCCGTGCTCGACGATCAATCGCTGACCGCCGGCAAGAACGCCCGCCTGGGCGCCATCCGCTTCGAAGACTGGCTCGCCCGTTCGGCGACCCGGTAA
- a CDS encoding cupin domain-containing protein, translating into MVTRFVLAAVFAALSISAASAAEPPAGKVTVVFDRPIPNIPGKSMKGVVVEYGPGAASPAHTHPKTAFIYATVLEGSFRIKVKGQPEKIYTVGENFVEEPGSVHEVSANASDTQPARLLAVFVLDSDEKTLVTPIKK; encoded by the coding sequence ATGGTCACTCGATTCGTTCTGGCCGCCGTCTTTGCGGCACTCTCGATCAGCGCCGCCTCCGCTGCCGAGCCACCCGCCGGCAAGGTCACGGTCGTCTTTGACCGTCCCATTCCCAACATCCCCGGCAAGAGCATGAAGGGCGTGGTCGTCGAATACGGGCCCGGCGCCGCGTCGCCGGCCCACACCCATCCGAAAACCGCGTTCATTTATGCGACGGTCCTGGAAGGCTCGTTTCGCATCAAGGTCAAAGGCCAGCCGGAAAAGATCTATACCGTCGGCGAAAACTTCGTCGAGGAGCCGGGTTCCGTGCATGAGGTCAGCGCCAACGCCAGCGACACCCAACCCGCGCGTCTGTTGGCCGTGTTCGTCCTCGACAGCGATGAAAAGACGCTGGTGACACCGATCAAGAAGTGA